Within Bacillus spongiae, the genomic segment ATATGTGCTATACTAATGAAACGATAATGCAGTGATGATAAGGGGCAAACAGCAATGGATTCGAATAAACAAATGACATTACTACAGCAACAAAAGTGGCGAGTGATTGACCAAACGAGCTTAGGACCGATGTTCGGTGCACTTCAGTCTTTTGCGATGGACGATACACTTTGTACTTCTGTGGGTGTAGGGGATTCAGCACCAACGGCAAGGGCATGGGTCCATCACGATACAATTGTCCTAGGCATTACGGATACGAAACTTCCATATTTACAGAATGGTCTAGCTGAGCTAGAAAAAGAAGGCTACCAATACATCGTACGTAACTCAGGTGGCTTAGCTGTTGTTTTAGATGAAGGAGTGCTAAATATTTCACTTATTTTCCCAGATACGGAAAAAGGGATTGATATTGATCGTGGATATGATGCAATGCATCAACTTATTGTATACATGTTCAAGGACTTTGCTGTAAATATTGAAGCAAAAGAAATTGTCGGCTCGTATTGCCCAGGGAGCTATGATTTAAGCATTAATGGACGTAAATTTGCAGGTATATCTCAACGTAGAGTTCGAGGTGGTGTTGCAGTTCAAGTTTATTTATGTGTAACAGGAAGCGGAAGTAAGCGTGCAGAAGTTATTCAACGCTTCTATGAAGAAGGAAGTAAAGGAATAAAGACCAAATTTGAATACCCTTCAATTCGTCCAGAAGTTATGGCTTCTTTAACAGAACTGCTAGGGGTAAAGTTAAGTATACAGGACGTCATGCTTCGCTTTCTCACAACATTAAAAAGTGTTAGTGAAATGCTACTGCCTACAACTCTAGAAGGAGAAGAACTTGTCCTTTACGAGCAATACTATCATCGAGTAGTGGATCGTAATTCGAAAGCATTAACCATATAAAAAGGAAGCAGATATTTTTATCTACTTCCTTTTCTCCTATTTACAGAATTCTTCGTTCCTTTTAGTCTCGTTCGGACAAGATATTAAAGATACGAAGAATACTTAGTAATAAGTTAATAAAGTTTAAGTATAAACTTAATGCCATTAACGGAATCTCATCTAATGTCATACCGTATTGTTTCATTCGGTTAAAGTCATATAGAACAAACCCACTAAA encodes:
- a CDS encoding lipoate--protein ligase family protein, which produces MDSNKQMTLLQQQKWRVIDQTSLGPMFGALQSFAMDDTLCTSVGVGDSAPTARAWVHHDTIVLGITDTKLPYLQNGLAELEKEGYQYIVRNSGGLAVVLDEGVLNISLIFPDTEKGIDIDRGYDAMHQLIVYMFKDFAVNIEAKEIVGSYCPGSYDLSINGRKFAGISQRRVRGGVAVQVYLCVTGSGSKRAEVIQRFYEEGSKGIKTKFEYPSIRPEVMASLTELLGVKLSIQDVMLRFLTTLKSVSEMLLPTTLEGEELVLYEQYYHRVVDRNSKALTI